One genomic region from Vibrio sp. STUT-A11 encodes:
- a CDS encoding phage regulatory CII family protein, translating to MGANNSMCGLRERKQQAFDAACCDFVVNHDVEAIARKLELNGTMLRNMLNPNQSHVLKPVVLASISRVSGDYSIVNTLFADDGVVTIPLPKAEDDLNLLERFLKLNSHSGELSSDALAMCTAERLPRSTKRKTLAKAQAALGNLVLLINDLENRTTGLQPLMQMGSDFLANGAPLPGLA from the coding sequence ATGGGCGCAAATAACTCAATGTGCGGATTGCGTGAACGCAAACAACAAGCTTTTGATGCAGCTTGCTGTGATTTTGTTGTCAATCACGATGTAGAAGCGATTGCACGAAAGCTAGAACTTAACGGCACGATGCTTCGCAACATGCTGAACCCAAATCAATCGCACGTACTTAAACCAGTTGTGCTTGCTTCTATCAGCCGTGTTTCTGGTGACTATTCAATCGTAAACACGTTATTTGCCGATGATGGGGTGGTGACTATCCCACTACCAAAAGCAGAAGATGATCTGAACCTGCTTGAACGATTTCTAAAACTAAATTCCCATTCCGGTGAGCTTTCTAGCGATGCGTTGGCAATGTGCACCGCAGAGCGTTTACCGCGATCTACCAAACGCAAAACACTCGCCAAAGCACAGGCGGCTTTAGGCAATTTGGTCTTGCTTATCAATGACCTCGAAAACCGCACCACAGGCTTACAGCCATTAATGCAAATGGGCTCAGATTTCCTTGCCAACGGTGCACCACTTCCTGGATTAGCTTAA
- a CDS encoding replication endonuclease, whose translation MHVFPQAPKNIADACFGARRFDESQEPDDLNVLERKLFEANPRDHEWRKQFFHDVPAYLAKYFAKRYIDIFEKTGANDANTFLRQKMQPATERVRLVMQKYNDLPTTQKIALLSKELGDDEDPFHPVFFTEYGNPEDIQRKQVSFDFEQAEKNRKPVKNRILAELEQDELKEMAFKIGKIMNARFQIISSKLASITEAELEKDDTFCPVVEGYHQLAAFTSQFGIKPPCKYKKQNELSALQDISRMISEKWWLGRLVKARKIMREHLAIAMGQVSSKASAYASWDCVREHQEQQKRNWEYIKQCELFDEETEEKADLAEMVLKSVSNPAIRRHELMVRCRGCEDIGNELGLQGLFLTLTTPSKYHNSYKKGGFIDHWNGASPREAQAYLNNAWQRIRAKLGREEIRWFGVRVAEPHHDGTPHWHLLIWVKPEEVAQVRDIFISYATQEDRAELHPQYEKEKQKPFRKCTYVGPMDYRPRCDFGYIDPEKGTATGYIAKYISKNIDGFAMDDEVSDETGKSVKDMAKNVSAWKSRWAIRQFQFFGGAPVTTYRELRRFASQNKKAFMEYVFMQERADLLDMYHMLHRHVVGPVKPDHLLTNKELVEVIGKNYQARIQSDEACIVDTMKAADHGNWQGYIMGQGGPFVKREDLLITNSYQVLPFASPHGEDVRKVEGFQTPEAIVKTRTKVWTIQKKSKVNEEAEAITQGSAATAIGASGSSRSSVNNCTEHREVQVSDQLTRILDTVNSRANNPPHIDETALAALLKGSSIRIDDATSIQIRPAEVDEQGNKRSAQLVEVSRAPADDLKWMDFEGWDNLFTQPEKQEYQQPDLSFFPDGDDWPLV comes from the coding sequence TTGCACGTTTTTCCGCAAGCGCCAAAAAACATTGCGGATGCTTGCTTTGGTGCAAGACGTTTTGATGAGTCGCAAGAACCTGATGATCTTAATGTTCTGGAACGTAAGCTATTTGAAGCTAACCCTCGTGATCATGAATGGCGAAAACAGTTCTTCCATGATGTACCTGCTTACCTAGCAAAATACTTTGCAAAGCGATACATAGATATTTTTGAAAAAACAGGTGCAAATGACGCGAACACATTCTTGCGTCAAAAAATGCAACCTGCGACCGAGCGTGTTCGCCTGGTGATGCAAAAGTATAACGACCTGCCAACTACACAAAAAATTGCTCTATTGTCTAAAGAACTTGGAGACGATGAAGATCCATTTCATCCCGTGTTCTTTACAGAATATGGCAACCCTGAAGACATTCAGCGTAAACAAGTTTCGTTTGATTTTGAGCAAGCGGAGAAAAATCGTAAGCCAGTGAAGAACCGTATCTTGGCAGAGCTAGAACAAGACGAACTCAAAGAAATGGCGTTCAAGATTGGCAAAATCATGAATGCGCGTTTCCAAATCATCTCTTCTAAGTTGGCAAGCATTACCGAAGCTGAGTTGGAAAAGGACGATACATTCTGTCCTGTCGTTGAAGGCTACCATCAGCTAGCTGCATTCACTTCTCAGTTTGGCATCAAGCCGCCTTGTAAATACAAGAAGCAAAATGAGCTTTCCGCTCTGCAAGATATCTCTCGCATGATTAGCGAAAAGTGGTGGCTTGGTCGTTTGGTTAAAGCTCGCAAAATTATGCGCGAGCACCTTGCGATTGCAATGGGGCAAGTGTCTTCAAAAGCTTCTGCCTATGCGTCTTGGGATTGTGTTCGTGAGCACCAAGAGCAACAAAAGCGCAACTGGGAATACATCAAGCAGTGTGAACTCTTCGACGAAGAAACCGAAGAGAAAGCAGACCTAGCCGAAATGGTTCTGAAAAGCGTGTCTAACCCTGCGATTCGCCGTCATGAGTTGATGGTGCGTTGTCGTGGTTGTGAAGACATCGGCAATGAACTTGGTTTGCAAGGCTTGTTCCTGACGCTGACCACGCCGTCGAAATACCACAACTCCTACAAGAAAGGCGGTTTCATCGACCATTGGAACGGGGCAAGCCCACGCGAGGCGCAAGCGTACTTGAACAATGCTTGGCAGCGTATCCGCGCCAAGTTAGGCCGTGAAGAAATCCGCTGGTTTGGCGTACGTGTTGCTGAGCCTCATCACGATGGCACACCACACTGGCATTTGCTGATCTGGGTAAAGCCGGAAGAAGTGGCGCAAGTGCGTGACATCTTTATTTCATACGCTACCCAAGAAGACCGCGCAGAACTGCACCCGCAATACGAAAAGGAAAAGCAAAAGCCATTTCGTAAGTGCACTTATGTTGGTCCTATGGATTACCGCCCACGTTGTGACTTTGGCTATATCGACCCAGAGAAAGGCACAGCAACAGGCTACATCGCTAAATACATTTCTAAGAACATCGACGGCTTTGCTATGGACGATGAAGTGTCCGACGAAACAGGCAAATCAGTCAAAGACATGGCGAAGAACGTCAGCGCTTGGAAAAGCCGCTGGGCAATCCGTCAGTTTCAATTCTTCGGTGGTGCGCCAGTTACGACTTATAGAGAGCTGCGCCGTTTTGCTAGCCAAAACAAAAAAGCGTTTATGGAATACGTGTTCATGCAAGAACGCGCTGACCTGTTGGATATGTACCACATGCTGCACCGCCATGTCGTTGGCCCGGTAAAACCTGATCACCTCCTAACCAACAAAGAATTGGTGGAAGTGATCGGCAAAAACTACCAGGCACGAATCCAATCTGATGAAGCTTGCATAGTAGACACGATGAAAGCCGCAGACCATGGTAACTGGCAAGGCTACATCATGGGGCAGGGTGGGCCATTCGTTAAGCGCGAAGATTTGCTGATCACCAATTCATATCAAGTACTTCCATTCGCATCACCTCACGGTGAAGACGTGCGTAAGGTGGAAGGTTTTCAAACACCGGAAGCGATTGTGAAAACTCGCACTAAGGTCTGGACGATTCAGAAGAAATCAAAGGTTAACGAAGAAGCTGAAGCGATCACCCAAGGGAGCGCAGCGACCGCTATTGGAGCCTCCGGCTCCTCTCGGAGTTCTGTCAATAACTGTACGGAGCATCGCGAGGTACAGGTCAGCGATCAGCTAACCCGAATTTTAGACACTGTTAATAGTCGGGCGAATAATCCGCCACATATTGATGAAACGGCACTGGCCGCACTGCTAAAAGGCAGCTCAATTCGCATCGACGATGCAACCAGTATTCAAATCCGTCCTGCGGAGGTGGACGAACAAGGCAATAAACGTTCGGCGCAACTGGTCGAAGTAAGCCGTGCACCTGCAGATGATCTGAAATGGATGGATTTTGAAGGGTGGGACAATCTATTTACCCAACCAGAAAAGCAAGAGTATCAACAACCAGACCTGTCGTTCTTCCCAGATGGGGACGACTGGCCGTTGGTGTGA
- a CDS encoding DNA cytosine methyltransferase — MLDNYKIVDLFCGCGGFGLGAELAGFNSIAAVDVDETLQSAYKLNFPNARVIKGDLATMDKDSWKLILQDQQIDGVIGGPPCQGYSRMGKRELGDPRNELLHHYFRHINILRPKFFVMENVEGLLDECYRDSFFAALDSVTDNYTVLEPVLIDASDYGAATKRKRVIVFGYKPEFFGELTHKDIFSPVNENLNATVKDAIADLPEPILQSKDKTDFGWAKYNRKRNLSAYARKMRALPPEHLGSQLAVNNLKKKMLSGFFDTVHTKNVMDRYLALEPDSVDKISRSKKLAWDGVCPTLRAGTGSDKGSYQAVRPIHPSSPRVITVREAARLQGFPDWFCFHPTKWHSFRMIGNSVSPLVSENIMTNIKNHLDGVRQEQEALLNN, encoded by the coding sequence ATGCTCGATAATTACAAGATTGTAGATTTATTCTGTGGCTGCGGCGGTTTTGGTTTAGGTGCAGAACTGGCGGGCTTCAACTCAATCGCTGCAGTAGATGTAGATGAAACCCTGCAGTCAGCATACAAGCTCAACTTTCCAAACGCGCGTGTTATCAAAGGTGACTTAGCTACTATGGATAAGGATAGTTGGAAGCTAATTCTACAAGATCAGCAAATAGATGGTGTCATCGGCGGGCCTCCTTGCCAAGGCTATAGTCGCATGGGTAAAAGAGAACTAGGCGACCCTCGTAACGAGCTACTTCACCATTACTTCAGACACATAAACATACTAAGGCCTAAATTCTTTGTTATGGAGAACGTTGAGGGCTTACTTGACGAGTGTTACCGCGACTCCTTTTTCGCCGCACTGGATTCAGTTACAGATAACTACACGGTCCTAGAGCCGGTCTTAATTGACGCATCCGATTACGGCGCAGCTACAAAACGCAAGCGTGTGATTGTTTTTGGGTATAAGCCAGAGTTCTTTGGTGAACTGACTCATAAAGACATTTTTTCACCAGTAAATGAAAACCTTAACGCTACTGTAAAAGATGCTATCGCTGATTTGCCTGAGCCGATATTGCAATCCAAAGACAAAACAGATTTTGGTTGGGCAAAATATAATCGGAAAAGAAATCTATCTGCCTACGCGCGAAAAATGAGAGCACTACCACCAGAGCATTTAGGTTCGCAATTAGCAGTCAATAATTTAAAGAAAAAAATGCTGTCAGGTTTTTTTGATACTGTTCATACAAAAAACGTGATGGACCGATATCTTGCTCTTGAGCCAGATTCTGTAGATAAGATTAGCCGCTCAAAGAAACTTGCATGGGATGGTGTTTGCCCAACTCTTAGGGCCGGAACTGGTTCAGACAAAGGCAGCTATCAAGCTGTTCGCCCTATACATCCAAGTAGCCCAAGAGTAATCACAGTACGTGAAGCTGCCAGACTCCAAGGCTTTCCTGATTGGTTCTGCTTCCACCCAACAAAATGGCATAGCTTTAGAATGATTGGCAACAGTGTATCGCCACTTGTATCTGAAAATATAATGACAAACATCAAAAATCATTTGGATGGAGTTAGACAAGAGCAAGAGGCTTTGTTAAATAACTAA
- a CDS encoding O-methyltransferase: MSTGSSIPYHLRQNKAVERILFEEQLKLLEPWIEQTNNKPIKDYRYISFGGPFLEDFKSIHRNLNINDMTSIENDENTLMRQEFNKPISCIKLLDDPMDSTDFIDHDQFQKETILWLDYVNTEYVSQLNDIKNAVEKMGEFDILKVTFNANVANIRVEEGSNLQLQRYEFFQNLIPNDYLPTDLDPDDFTYKNFHKVLVKTIKNAFDSGNYNKSGMTAKILSSFLYKDGQPMLTVSCILLSHKNLLNFDQNAKLKEWEFYYNDDSSVFDISLPSLSARERIEIERLLPEGDLDAIKQHLGYRITNKKAENDLLLKNFIDYHARFPWFGKIAI, encoded by the coding sequence ATGTCAACTGGTTCAAGCATTCCGTATCATCTAAGACAAAATAAAGCTGTAGAGCGTATTCTTTTTGAAGAGCAATTGAAATTATTAGAACCGTGGATCGAACAAACAAACAATAAACCTATCAAAGATTATAGGTACATTAGTTTCGGCGGACCTTTTTTAGAGGACTTCAAAAGCATTCATCGAAACCTAAACATTAATGATATGACATCAATTGAAAATGATGAAAATACATTAATGAGACAAGAATTTAATAAGCCTATTTCTTGTATTAAGTTGCTAGATGATCCGATGGACTCAACAGACTTTATAGATCATGATCAGTTTCAGAAGGAAACAATTCTCTGGCTAGACTATGTTAATACTGAGTACGTATCCCAGCTAAATGATATCAAGAATGCAGTAGAAAAAATGGGAGAATTTGACATTTTAAAAGTCACGTTCAATGCTAATGTTGCTAACATTCGAGTAGAAGAAGGTAGTAACCTTCAGTTGCAACGGTATGAATTTTTTCAGAACTTGATACCAAATGACTACCTTCCGACGGATCTCGACCCAGACGATTTCACATACAAGAATTTCCACAAAGTGCTTGTTAAAACCATTAAAAATGCTTTTGATAGTGGAAACTATAATAAGTCGGGCATGACAGCTAAAATACTGAGTTCATTCCTATATAAGGACGGCCAGCCAATGTTAACTGTAAGCTGTATATTGTTGTCACATAAAAACCTACTCAATTTTGATCAAAACGCCAAATTAAAAGAGTGGGAATTTTATTACAACGATGACAGCTCAGTATTTGACATTTCACTACCATCTTTGTCCGCGCGGGAAAGGATCGAGATTGAACGGCTGTTACCAGAAGGGGACTTGGATGCGATAAAACAGCACCTGGGATATAGAATAACCAACAAAAAAGCAGAGAATGACTTGCTGCTAAAAAACTTTATCGACTACCATGCTCGCTTCCCTTGGTTCGGAAAAATCGCAATCTAA
- a CDS encoding ATP-binding protein, with the protein MTQEEQKKLKVIEAFPAKRFFVEMLTKDIELLDAVLDLIDNSLDGAMREITRLKKNQQDRKYEGYQVEITFDDTHFKIKDNCGGIPRDVAINSAFRMGRPSTDIDKDLPTVGVYGIGMKRSIFKMGRSCKIISKTPDTTLHVDMTPEWMSNDQDWSLPYEEQAATPEDTGTEILINDLVSGIKHSFSGGPTFSNDLKEATEVYYSSFIEQGFKIVINTKTIKPNANVLAIEDNFASKDEAISPFVYIDKVDGVDISVVIGFYRNFVSIEEEEKELQGTSSKASSSKAGITVICNDRVVIHADKTRMTGWGEAGVPSYHTQFISITGIVKFQSTDPSKLPLTTTKRGIEGNSELYLKVKDRIREGIKTFTSFTNRWKSRDDKGQLSIQTGKSKNIAPTEVVTSIPEDKWVQMRGEANAKKFVPNLPMPPKDSTNRRITFTRPIEEIKTISEFYFETGSTSPQEVGERCFDEALRRAK; encoded by the coding sequence ATGACTCAAGAAGAACAAAAGAAATTAAAGGTTATCGAAGCATTTCCTGCAAAACGTTTTTTTGTAGAAATGTTGACGAAAGATATAGAGCTACTCGATGCTGTACTCGATCTAATTGATAACTCCTTAGACGGTGCGATGCGAGAAATCACTCGCCTCAAAAAAAATCAACAAGATCGCAAGTACGAAGGTTATCAAGTTGAAATCACCTTTGATGATACACATTTTAAGATTAAAGATAATTGTGGCGGTATACCTAGAGACGTCGCTATCAATTCTGCATTTAGAATGGGACGCCCATCTACAGATATAGATAAAGATCTACCCACCGTTGGTGTTTACGGTATAGGAATGAAACGCTCTATATTCAAGATGGGGAGAAGCTGTAAAATAATCAGTAAGACTCCGGATACTACACTACACGTAGATATGACTCCAGAATGGATGTCTAATGACCAAGATTGGAGTCTTCCATATGAAGAACAAGCCGCCACTCCTGAAGACACCGGGACTGAAATACTAATTAATGACCTAGTCTCGGGAATAAAACACAGCTTCAGTGGGGGTCCTACTTTCTCTAACGATTTAAAAGAAGCAACAGAAGTATATTACTCTTCATTCATCGAGCAGGGATTTAAAATAGTAATAAATACTAAGACTATAAAACCTAACGCAAATGTTTTGGCAATAGAAGATAATTTTGCTTCGAAAGATGAAGCAATATCACCTTTCGTTTACATAGATAAAGTTGATGGCGTTGATATTTCAGTCGTCATTGGTTTTTACCGAAACTTTGTATCGATCGAAGAAGAAGAAAAAGAGCTACAAGGAACTAGTAGTAAAGCAAGCTCATCAAAAGCAGGTATCACCGTCATCTGTAATGACCGTGTGGTAATACATGCCGATAAAACACGGATGACTGGTTGGGGAGAAGCTGGTGTCCCAAGTTACCACACACAATTTATATCGATCACTGGTATCGTCAAGTTTCAAAGTACAGACCCTTCAAAGCTCCCCTTAACTACTACTAAACGTGGCATCGAGGGTAATTCAGAGCTTTATTTAAAAGTGAAAGATCGGATTAGAGAAGGTATTAAAACTTTCACTAGCTTTACTAACCGTTGGAAAAGCCGCGATGACAAAGGACAGCTTAGTATCCAAACAGGAAAGTCAAAAAACATCGCTCCAACAGAAGTTGTAACAAGCATTCCTGAGGACAAATGGGTTCAGATGAGGGGTGAGGCCAATGCCAAGAAGTTCGTCCCTAATCTTCCGATGCCTCCTAAAGACTCAACAAATCGCCGCATAACCTTCACTAGGCCAATCGAAGAGATCAAAACAATTTCTGAGTTTTACTTTGAAACGGGCTCCACTTCCCCTCAAGAAGTAGGAGAAAGATGTTTTGATGAGGCGCTACGGAGGGCGAAGTAA
- a CDS encoding tyrosine-type recombinase/integrase, translating into MTIRNLKDGNKKSWLCECYPQGRNGARKRKRFATKGEAIAYEKFLMKEVDDKPWLGDRKDLRTLQDLVELWYKLHGQHLKSAEKVYPRLCTIVEELGNPFAIKFTAKDFVHWRSSRITKDRYGKETNAGKLISAPTNNLDLRYLRAVFNELTSLGEWTQPNPLASVKSIPVTESEMGFFSNEDITTLFDRISKSKRAKEFELVCKICLSTGARISEANNLRLPQITKYKITFLDTKSKKNRTVPITEKLYNELMAFERTGEKDKLFKNCVHGITYIVNRTFPDLPDGQSTHVFRHTFASRFMEAGGNILVLQKILGHSDIKMTMRYSHFSPDHLIQAAELNPISSLGL; encoded by the coding sequence ATGACCATTCGAAACCTGAAAGACGGAAACAAAAAATCCTGGCTCTGTGAGTGTTACCCGCAGGGTCGCAACGGTGCCAGAAAACGTAAGCGCTTCGCCACCAAAGGTGAGGCAATTGCTTACGAAAAATTTCTGATGAAAGAGGTGGATGATAAGCCCTGGCTTGGCGACAGGAAGGATTTGCGCACACTTCAAGACTTAGTCGAACTCTGGTACAAGCTACACGGCCAGCACCTCAAATCCGCTGAAAAAGTTTACCCTCGCCTTTGCACAATAGTTGAAGAACTAGGGAACCCGTTTGCAATCAAGTTTACGGCAAAAGACTTTGTTCACTGGCGTTCTAGCCGAATAACGAAAGACCGATACGGGAAAGAGACTAATGCAGGTAAATTGATTTCTGCGCCAACCAACAATCTCGACTTGAGATATCTGCGGGCGGTTTTCAATGAGTTAACATCTCTTGGAGAGTGGACTCAACCAAACCCACTTGCCAGCGTTAAATCGATTCCCGTGACTGAATCTGAAATGGGCTTCTTCTCAAATGAAGATATTACTACGCTCTTTGACCGGATCAGCAAAAGCAAGAGAGCCAAAGAGTTCGAACTCGTGTGCAAAATTTGCTTATCGACAGGAGCACGAATTTCAGAAGCGAATAATCTTCGTCTTCCGCAGATTACGAAATACAAGATCACGTTTCTTGATACCAAGAGCAAAAAGAACCGTACTGTGCCAATCACGGAGAAGCTCTATAACGAGCTGATGGCGTTTGAGCGAACGGGAGAAAAGGACAAGTTGTTTAAGAATTGCGTCCATGGCATTACATATATAGTGAATCGGACATTTCCGGACTTACCGGATGGTCAAAGCACCCACGTCTTTCGTCATACGTTCGCAAGTCGGTTTATGGAGGCCGGAGGAAACATTCTGGTACTGCAAAAAATCCTTGGTCATAGCGATATCAAAATGACCATGCGTTATTCCCATTTTTCACCCGATCACCTCATCCAGGCGGCTGAGTTAAACCCTATTTCGAGCTTGGGGTTGTAG
- a CDS encoding phage repressor protein CI has translation MSKIPAKVPAFDYLKGRDFTEKLKEVTGCSTFDLVADHYGVPKSTFFTWHTHNRTGFELIIREHLASGASVRYLALGQGEPFPKSETPSTTNSIEKFSIVNGELEKTGTVELGLSTLNEFGLVKENLIIIEQNGCHLYINKAESQPASGDYLLDIDGVLSVNYLQRLPGKKLAIAFDTSTIEVSEQDIKVLGRVAMEMKKR, from the coding sequence ATGAGCAAAATCCCTGCAAAAGTACCCGCTTTCGACTACTTAAAAGGTAGAGATTTCACGGAAAAGCTTAAGGAAGTGACAGGTTGTTCTACATTTGACTTAGTAGCAGATCACTATGGCGTTCCTAAATCCACATTTTTCACTTGGCACACGCATAATCGAACTGGCTTTGAGTTGATTATTCGAGAACATTTAGCATCTGGCGCTTCAGTTCGTTACCTAGCGCTAGGTCAAGGCGAACCATTCCCAAAGAGTGAAACACCGTCAACAACAAACAGCATTGAAAAGTTTTCAATCGTAAACGGCGAACTAGAAAAAACAGGAACGGTTGAACTCGGCCTATCTACTCTAAATGAGTTCGGCCTTGTTAAAGAAAACCTAATCATCATTGAGCAGAATGGATGCCACTTGTATATAAACAAAGCTGAGTCTCAACCTGCGTCCGGTGACTACTTGCTAGATATTGATGGCGTTCTATCAGTTAACTATCTGCAACGATTACCTGGCAAAAAGTTAGCAATCGCATTCGACACATCAACGATTGAAGTATCCGAACAAGACATCAAGGTACTTGGGCGTGTGGCGATGGAAATGAAGAAGAGATAA